ATGGATATCGGCTGCTATCGCGGGATCCGGCACCGCAAGGGCCTCCCCGTGCACGGGCAGCGCACTCACACCAACGCGCGCACCCGCAAAGGCCCGCGTCGGAAGAAGAAATAAGTCCGCAAGGAACAGGAGTCAACCATGGCGAAGGATACCAAGACCACCGCCCGAAAGACCGCCAAGAAGAAAGTTCGGAAGAACATCCCCACGGGGAAGGTGTTCATCACCTCCACGTTCAACAACACCATCATCACCGTCACGGACGTGAACGGCAACGCCATCTCTTCCGCCAGCGGTGGGACGATCGGTTTCAAGGGCTCCCGCAAGGGGACCCCGTTCGCCGCCCAGCAGGCTTCCGATGCCGCCGTGCGGGCCGCCATGGAAAACGGGCTGAAGGAAGTGGACGTGGTCATCAAGGGCCCCGGCCCCGGCCGTGAATCCGCCATCCGGGCGCTCAACATCGACGGGCTGCGCATCCGCACCATCCGCGACGCCACGCCCATTCCCCACAACGGCTGCCGCCCCAAGAAGCGCCGCAGAGTCTAAGACCATAAGGAGGTTTGCACCTTGGCCAGATATAACGAGTCGGTGTGCCGCCTGTGCCGCCGTGAAGGAATCAAGCTTTTTCTGAAGGGTGACCGTTGCTTCAAGGACAGCTGCGCCGTCAACCGCCGGCCCTATCCTCCGGGTGAACAGGGGCGCCAGCGCCGTTCCAAGATCATGGGGTACGGCCTCCAGCTCCGTGAGAAGCAGAAGGTGAAGCGGATCTACGGCGTGCTGGAACGGCAGTTCCGGAAGTATTTCAAGGAAGCCGACCGGCTGAAGGGCATCACGGGCGCCAACCTGCTGATCCTCCTGGAGAGCCGGCTGGACAACGTGATCTACAAGATCGGGTTCGCCGCCTCCCGCGCCCAGGCCCGGCAGTTCGTCCGCCACGGGAAGATCCTGGTGAACGGCCGCTGCGTGGACATCCCCTCCTTCCAGGTGAGCAAGGGCGACGAGATCACCGTCAAGGAAGGCTTCCGAAAGAACGCCTTCCTCTTTGCCAACGTCGAGATCGCGGGCAGCCGCGGGATCCCCGGCTGGCTGTCCATGGACAAGGACACCCTCAAGGGCCGCGTGCTGGAACTTCCCAGGCGCGAGGACGTCAACCTCGACGTCAACGAGCAGCTGATCGTCGAACTGTACTCGAAATAACGGGAGGTTCACTGTGGTTAGCATTCCCAAGCTGCAGAAACCGAAACGGTTGATGCACGACCCGGAGACGATGACCGACCGCTACGCGAAGTTCTACGCCCAGCCTTTCGAGCGCGGGTACGGGACGACCATCGGCAACTCCCTCCGGCGGATCCTGATGTCCTCTATCCCCGGCGGCGCCATCACCGCCGTCAAGATCGACGGGGTGCTCCACGAGTTTTCGTCGCTCCGCGGGGTTTCCGAGGACGTGTCGGACATCGTGCTCAACCTCAAGCGCGTCCCGCTGAAGATGACCACCAGCCACATCAAGCTCCTCACCCTCGAGAAGACCGGCCCCGGGGTCGTGACCTCGGGGGACATCCAGGCCCCGGCGGACGTCTACGTCCTGGACCCGAACGTCCACATCGCCACGCTGGGCGAGGACGGCGCCATCCGGATGGAGATGCGGGTCGAGATGAACCGGGGTTACGTCCCGGCGGAGGAGAACTTCGACGAGGACCTGGAACTGGGCTACATCC
The Acidobacteriota bacterium genome window above contains:
- the rpsK gene encoding 30S ribosomal protein S11 is translated as MAKDTKTTARKTAKKKVRKNIPTGKVFITSTFNNTIITVTDVNGNAISSASGGTIGFKGSRKGTPFAAQQASDAAVRAAMENGLKEVDVVIKGPGPGRESAIRALNIDGLRIRTIRDATPIPHNGCRPKKRRRV
- the rpsD gene encoding 30S ribosomal protein S4 encodes the protein MARYNESVCRLCRREGIKLFLKGDRCFKDSCAVNRRPYPPGEQGRQRRSKIMGYGLQLREKQKVKRIYGVLERQFRKYFKEADRLKGITGANLLILLESRLDNVIYKIGFAASRAQARQFVRHGKILVNGRCVDIPSFQVSKGDEITVKEGFRKNAFLFANVEIAGSRGIPGWLSMDKDTLKGRVLELPRREDVNLDVNEQLIVELYSK